One genomic segment of Hevea brasiliensis isolate MT/VB/25A 57/8 chromosome 3, ASM3005281v1, whole genome shotgun sequence includes these proteins:
- the LOC110664274 gene encoding RING-H2 finger protein ATL52 — protein MGSVGNQNPWATYDTYKDCSQQICSIYCPQWCYIIFPPPPPFNLGDDDSGTDFSPLIIAVIGILASAFILVSYYTIISKYCRRGGHGDNSLELGENHDQITNEAWQGSAAGLDESLIKSITVCKYKKGDGFVESSDCSVCLSEFQENENLRFLPKCNHAFHLPCIDPWLKSHASCPLCRANIAPTNILPSQPPPPQGPPPPIQETPPSTVVSALEYQHRINDAVLVVQDLQGNVPEETVVSLVVCGDNILPKPTIQDLGLSTQNMEQETENINEIREEAIQPIRRSVSLNSSLWHTQVSIADILRLSEDENGDDGYKMRDTEKNRIEILNLVRSPLAIRRSTSTGRFMFTRYEKGRSSMIPN, from the coding sequence ATGGGTTCTGTTGGGAACCAGAATCCTTGGGCAACCTATGATACCTATAAAGATTGTTCCCAGCAAATTTGCAGCATTTATTGTCCACAATGGTGCTATATAATTTTCCCTCCCCCTCCTCCCTTTAACCTTGGAGATGATGATTCTGGAACTGATTTTTCTCCTCTCATTATAGCTGTAATTGGTATCTTGGCAAGTGCTTTCATCCTGGTGAGTTACTATACTATCATTTCCAAGTATTGCAGGCGAGGAGGCCATGGTGATAATAGCTTGGAATTGGGTGAAAATCATGACCAAATCACTAATGAAGCCTGGCAGGGTTCTGCAGCTGGATTGGATGAGTCTCTCATCAAGTCAATTACTGTATGCAAATACAAGAAAGGTGATGGGTTCGTTGAAAGCTCAGATTGCTCTGTTTGTTTAagtgaatttcaagaaaatgagAACTTAAGGTTTTTGCCTAAGTGTAACCACGCATTTCATCTCCCTTGTATTGATCCTTGGCTCAAGTCTCATGCTAGTTGTCCCCTCTGCCGTGCCAATATTGCACCCACCAACATCCTACCTAGccaaccaccaccaccacaagGTCCACCACCGCCAATTCAAGAAACTCCGCCAAGCACTGTCGTGTCTGCCCTTGAATACCAACACAGGATTAATGATGCTGTTCTAGTGGTTCAAGATTTACAAGGGAATGTTCCTGAAGAAACTGTGGTTAGTCTTGTTGTTTGTGGTGATAACATCCTACCAAAGCCTACAATTCAAGATCTTGGATTAAGCACCCAGAATATGGAACAAGAAACAGAAAACATTAATGAAATCAGAGAGGAAGCCATCCAACCAATAAGAAGGTCAGTTTCTTTGAATTCTTCTCTGTGGCATACTCAAGTTTCTATTGCTGATATACTACGCTTGAGCGAGGATGAAAATGGTGATGATGGTTACAAAATGAGAGATACAGAGAAGAATAGAATTGAGATTTTGAATTTGGTTAGAAGTCCTCTTGCAATTAGGAGATCAACTTCAACAGGGAGATTCATGTTCACAAGGTATGAGAAAGGCAGGAGTTCTATGATTCCTAATTGA
- the LOC110647397 gene encoding uncharacterized protein LOC110647397 isoform X3, with product MSSSKSPMQGLNNDGAQTQSSNSINSRHNIEAPLTQRRLKGDENFNYSEDREAVELYSRVRAQKEEIQILRKQIAAAYVRELQLLNEKYVLERKFSDLRMAIDEKQNEAITSALNELVRRKGDLEENLKLAHDLKVVDDERYIFTSSMLGLLAEYGVWPHVINASAVSNSITHLHNQLQSKIRTSHDKIRDLVVGFRNESEFHDKDNTGTGNLMRQAPHQSTNQNGISPSNHHIDEWHLEPTDTMMRYRHEIDVANKARLMLNGEMHQQLNKNNLPEFSFDPSRKVTGPLSNSLFDKGVMNMRTGDMTKDLLHPSSIHDEIASSVSEEGPGIDGFQIIGEATPGEKLLGCGYPVRGTSLCMFQWVRHLEDGTRQYIEGATNPEYVVTADDVDKLIAVECIPMDDQGRQGELVRLFANDQNKIKCDPDMHQEIDLYMSKGEATFSVQLLTDSSDHWESAFLVLQRSRYQIKSISEEVELIAEKFSKNLSIKIPSGVSTQFVLTCSSGSSHPLNTYDVRTRDTLVLTMRMFQSKALDEKRKGRA from the exons ATGTCTTCAAGTAAAAGCCCTATGCAAGGGCTTAACAATGATGGGGCTCAGACTCAAAGCTCTAATTCTATAAACAG CAGGCATAATATTGAAGCACCTCTTACACAAAGGAGGTTAAAAGGTGATGAAAATTTCAATTATTCTGAAGACAGAGAGGCAGTG GAGCTGTATTCACGAGTGAGAGCACAGAAAGAAGAGATCCAGATTCTCCGTAAACAAATTGCAGCTGCTTATGTTAGG GAGCTGCAACTGCTGAATGAAAAATATGTGTTGGAAAGGAAGTTTTCTGATTTGAGAATG GCAATTGATGAGAAGCAAAATGAAGCTATTACATCTGCCTTGAATGAATTGGTTCGCAGAAAAGGCGATCTTGAAGAAAACTTAAAATTGGCCCATGATTTGAAG GTTGTAGATGATGAGAGATATATTTTCACGTCATCCATGCTTGGCTTACTGGCTGAATATGGTGTTTGGCCCCATGTCATAAATGCCTCTGCTGTATCCAACAGCATAAcg CATCTGCACAATCAATTACAGTCAAAGATTAGAACTTCACAT GATAAAATCAGAGATTTAGTGGTGGGCTTTCGTAATGAGAGTGAATTTCATGATAAAGATAACACTGGTACGGGCAACTTGATGCGTCAAGCTCCTCATCAATCCACG AATCAAAATGGCATTTCTCCTTCTAATCACCATATAGACGAATGGCATTTGGAGCCAACTGATACAATGATGAGATATAGACATGAAATTGATGTGGCAAACAAAGCAAGGTTAATGCTTAATGGAGAGATGCATCAACAGTTAAACAAAAACAATTTGCCAGAGTTCTCATTTGATCCTTCTAG GAAGGTTACTGGTCCTCTCTCCAATAGTTTATTTGATAAAGGTGTCATGAATATGAGAACAGGAGATATGACCAAGGACTTGCTGCATCCTTCCAGCATACATGATGAGATTGCTTCCTCTGTTTCTGAAG AGGGTCCTGGAATAGATGGGTTTCAGATTATTGGTGAAGCTACACCTGGAGAAAAACTCCTTGGATGTGGATATCCTGTGCGTGGAACTTCTCTTTGCATGTTTCAGTGGGTTCGCCATCTTGAGGATGGCACTAGGCAATATATTGAAG GAGCCACGAATCCAGAATATGTTGTCACTGCTGATGATGTCGATAAGCTGATTGCTGTTGAGTGCATACCAATGGATGACCAAGGCCGTCAG GGAGAACTGGTGAGGCTTTTTGCAAATGATCAGAACAAAATAAAATGTG ACCCAGACATGCACCAGGAGATTGACTTATACATGTCTAAAGGTGAAGCCACATTTAGTGTTCAGTTGCTG ACAGACTCTTCCGACCATTGGGAATCAGCATTTCTAGTTTTGCAACGATCACGCTATCAAATCAAGAGCATAAGTGAGGAAGTTGAGCTGATTGCAGAGAAATTTTCAAAGAATTTATCA ATCAAAATTCCTTCTGGAGTCTCAACACAATTTGTTTTAACATGTTCTAGTGGATCTTCTCATCCTCTCAATACATATGATGTTAG GACACGTGATACTCTTGTGTTGACAATGAGAATGTTCCAAAGCAAG GCATTGGATGAGAAGAGGAAGGGTAGAGCATGA
- the LOC110647397 gene encoding uncharacterized protein LOC110647397 isoform X1 gives MSSSKSPMQGLNNDGAQTQSSNSINSRHNIEAPLTQRRLKGDENFNYSEDREAVELYSRVRAQKEEIQILRKQIAAAYVRELQLLNEKYVLERKFSDLRMAIDEKQNEAITSALNELVRRKGDLEENLKLAHDLKVVDDERYIFTSSMLGLLAEYGVWPHVINASAVSNSITHLHNQLQSKIRTSHDKIRDLVVGFRNESEFHDKDNTGTGNLMRQAPHQSTVLLNQNGISPSNHHIDEWHLEPTDTMMRYRHEIDVANKARLMLNGEMHQQLNKNNLPEFSFDPSRKVTGPLSNSLFDKGVMNMRTGDMTKDLLHPSSIHDEIASSVSEEGPGIDGFQIIGEATPGEKLLGCGYPVRGTSLCMFQWVRHLEDGTRQYIEGATNPEYVVTADDVDKLIAVECIPMDDQGRQGELVRLFANDQNKIKCDPDMHQEIDLYMSKGEATFSVQLLTDSSDHWESAFLVLQRSRYQIKSISEEVELIAEKFSKNLSIKIPSGVSTQFVLTCSSGSSHPLNTYDVRTRDTLVLTMRMFQSKALDEKRKGRA, from the exons ATGTCTTCAAGTAAAAGCCCTATGCAAGGGCTTAACAATGATGGGGCTCAGACTCAAAGCTCTAATTCTATAAACAG CAGGCATAATATTGAAGCACCTCTTACACAAAGGAGGTTAAAAGGTGATGAAAATTTCAATTATTCTGAAGACAGAGAGGCAGTG GAGCTGTATTCACGAGTGAGAGCACAGAAAGAAGAGATCCAGATTCTCCGTAAACAAATTGCAGCTGCTTATGTTAGG GAGCTGCAACTGCTGAATGAAAAATATGTGTTGGAAAGGAAGTTTTCTGATTTGAGAATG GCAATTGATGAGAAGCAAAATGAAGCTATTACATCTGCCTTGAATGAATTGGTTCGCAGAAAAGGCGATCTTGAAGAAAACTTAAAATTGGCCCATGATTTGAAG GTTGTAGATGATGAGAGATATATTTTCACGTCATCCATGCTTGGCTTACTGGCTGAATATGGTGTTTGGCCCCATGTCATAAATGCCTCTGCTGTATCCAACAGCATAAcg CATCTGCACAATCAATTACAGTCAAAGATTAGAACTTCACAT GATAAAATCAGAGATTTAGTGGTGGGCTTTCGTAATGAGAGTGAATTTCATGATAAAGATAACACTGGTACGGGCAACTTGATGCGTCAAGCTCCTCATCAATCCACGGTACTACTG AATCAAAATGGCATTTCTCCTTCTAATCACCATATAGACGAATGGCATTTGGAGCCAACTGATACAATGATGAGATATAGACATGAAATTGATGTGGCAAACAAAGCAAGGTTAATGCTTAATGGAGAGATGCATCAACAGTTAAACAAAAACAATTTGCCAGAGTTCTCATTTGATCCTTCTAG GAAGGTTACTGGTCCTCTCTCCAATAGTTTATTTGATAAAGGTGTCATGAATATGAGAACAGGAGATATGACCAAGGACTTGCTGCATCCTTCCAGCATACATGATGAGATTGCTTCCTCTGTTTCTGAAG AGGGTCCTGGAATAGATGGGTTTCAGATTATTGGTGAAGCTACACCTGGAGAAAAACTCCTTGGATGTGGATATCCTGTGCGTGGAACTTCTCTTTGCATGTTTCAGTGGGTTCGCCATCTTGAGGATGGCACTAGGCAATATATTGAAG GAGCCACGAATCCAGAATATGTTGTCACTGCTGATGATGTCGATAAGCTGATTGCTGTTGAGTGCATACCAATGGATGACCAAGGCCGTCAG GGAGAACTGGTGAGGCTTTTTGCAAATGATCAGAACAAAATAAAATGTG ACCCAGACATGCACCAGGAGATTGACTTATACATGTCTAAAGGTGAAGCCACATTTAGTGTTCAGTTGCTG ACAGACTCTTCCGACCATTGGGAATCAGCATTTCTAGTTTTGCAACGATCACGCTATCAAATCAAGAGCATAAGTGAGGAAGTTGAGCTGATTGCAGAGAAATTTTCAAAGAATTTATCA ATCAAAATTCCTTCTGGAGTCTCAACACAATTTGTTTTAACATGTTCTAGTGGATCTTCTCATCCTCTCAATACATATGATGTTAG GACACGTGATACTCTTGTGTTGACAATGAGAATGTTCCAAAGCAAG GCATTGGATGAGAAGAGGAAGGGTAGAGCATGA
- the LOC110647397 gene encoding uncharacterized protein LOC110647397 isoform X2, whose product MSSSKSPMQGLNNDGAQTQSSNSINRHNIEAPLTQRRLKGDENFNYSEDREAVELYSRVRAQKEEIQILRKQIAAAYVRELQLLNEKYVLERKFSDLRMAIDEKQNEAITSALNELVRRKGDLEENLKLAHDLKVVDDERYIFTSSMLGLLAEYGVWPHVINASAVSNSITHLHNQLQSKIRTSHDKIRDLVVGFRNESEFHDKDNTGTGNLMRQAPHQSTVLLNQNGISPSNHHIDEWHLEPTDTMMRYRHEIDVANKARLMLNGEMHQQLNKNNLPEFSFDPSRKVTGPLSNSLFDKGVMNMRTGDMTKDLLHPSSIHDEIASSVSEEGPGIDGFQIIGEATPGEKLLGCGYPVRGTSLCMFQWVRHLEDGTRQYIEGATNPEYVVTADDVDKLIAVECIPMDDQGRQGELVRLFANDQNKIKCDPDMHQEIDLYMSKGEATFSVQLLTDSSDHWESAFLVLQRSRYQIKSISEEVELIAEKFSKNLSIKIPSGVSTQFVLTCSSGSSHPLNTYDVRTRDTLVLTMRMFQSKALDEKRKGRA is encoded by the exons ATGTCTTCAAGTAAAAGCCCTATGCAAGGGCTTAACAATGATGGGGCTCAGACTCAAAGCTCTAATTCTATAAACAG GCATAATATTGAAGCACCTCTTACACAAAGGAGGTTAAAAGGTGATGAAAATTTCAATTATTCTGAAGACAGAGAGGCAGTG GAGCTGTATTCACGAGTGAGAGCACAGAAAGAAGAGATCCAGATTCTCCGTAAACAAATTGCAGCTGCTTATGTTAGG GAGCTGCAACTGCTGAATGAAAAATATGTGTTGGAAAGGAAGTTTTCTGATTTGAGAATG GCAATTGATGAGAAGCAAAATGAAGCTATTACATCTGCCTTGAATGAATTGGTTCGCAGAAAAGGCGATCTTGAAGAAAACTTAAAATTGGCCCATGATTTGAAG GTTGTAGATGATGAGAGATATATTTTCACGTCATCCATGCTTGGCTTACTGGCTGAATATGGTGTTTGGCCCCATGTCATAAATGCCTCTGCTGTATCCAACAGCATAAcg CATCTGCACAATCAATTACAGTCAAAGATTAGAACTTCACAT GATAAAATCAGAGATTTAGTGGTGGGCTTTCGTAATGAGAGTGAATTTCATGATAAAGATAACACTGGTACGGGCAACTTGATGCGTCAAGCTCCTCATCAATCCACGGTACTACTG AATCAAAATGGCATTTCTCCTTCTAATCACCATATAGACGAATGGCATTTGGAGCCAACTGATACAATGATGAGATATAGACATGAAATTGATGTGGCAAACAAAGCAAGGTTAATGCTTAATGGAGAGATGCATCAACAGTTAAACAAAAACAATTTGCCAGAGTTCTCATTTGATCCTTCTAG GAAGGTTACTGGTCCTCTCTCCAATAGTTTATTTGATAAAGGTGTCATGAATATGAGAACAGGAGATATGACCAAGGACTTGCTGCATCCTTCCAGCATACATGATGAGATTGCTTCCTCTGTTTCTGAAG AGGGTCCTGGAATAGATGGGTTTCAGATTATTGGTGAAGCTACACCTGGAGAAAAACTCCTTGGATGTGGATATCCTGTGCGTGGAACTTCTCTTTGCATGTTTCAGTGGGTTCGCCATCTTGAGGATGGCACTAGGCAATATATTGAAG GAGCCACGAATCCAGAATATGTTGTCACTGCTGATGATGTCGATAAGCTGATTGCTGTTGAGTGCATACCAATGGATGACCAAGGCCGTCAG GGAGAACTGGTGAGGCTTTTTGCAAATGATCAGAACAAAATAAAATGTG ACCCAGACATGCACCAGGAGATTGACTTATACATGTCTAAAGGTGAAGCCACATTTAGTGTTCAGTTGCTG ACAGACTCTTCCGACCATTGGGAATCAGCATTTCTAGTTTTGCAACGATCACGCTATCAAATCAAGAGCATAAGTGAGGAAGTTGAGCTGATTGCAGAGAAATTTTCAAAGAATTTATCA ATCAAAATTCCTTCTGGAGTCTCAACACAATTTGTTTTAACATGTTCTAGTGGATCTTCTCATCCTCTCAATACATATGATGTTAG GACACGTGATACTCTTGTGTTGACAATGAGAATGTTCCAAAGCAAG GCATTGGATGAGAAGAGGAAGGGTAGAGCATGA